The Arthrobacter russicus genome has a segment encoding these proteins:
- the rplR gene encoding 50S ribosomal protein L18: protein MALTINKNRKGKSRSAARGRRHLRVRKRIVGTETRPRLVVNRSARHIFVQVVDDSKGVTVASASTLEADLRAFDGDKTAKAKRVGELVADRAKKAGIESVVFDRGGNKYHGRIAAVADGAREGGLAL from the coding sequence ATGGCTTTGACCATTAATAAGAACCGCAAGGGCAAGTCCCGTTCGGCCGCCCGCGGTCGTCGTCACCTGCGCGTCCGCAAGCGGATCGTCGGTACCGAGACCCGTCCCCGTCTGGTTGTCAACCGTTCGGCCCGGCACATCTTCGTGCAGGTCGTCGATGACAGCAAGGGCGTGACCGTGGCTTCTGCTTCCACCTTGGAAGCAGATCTGCGTGCGTTCGACGGCGACAAGACCGCCAAAGCCAAGCGCGTTGGCGAACTGGTTGCCGACCGTGCGAAGAAGGCCGGCATCGAGTCCGTCGTCTTCGACCGCGGTGGCAACAAGTACCACGGCCGGATCGCGGCCGTTGCCGATGGCGCACGTGAAGGCGGTTTGGCCCTGTGA
- the rpsE gene encoding 30S ribosomal protein S5, with the protein MSENIKEESTTTVSENTEAVAATETSAGSNEDRRGSSRGGRDGGRGGRDGGRGGRDGGRGGRDGGRDAEKNQYIEKLVTINRVAKVVKGGRRFSFTALMVVGDGNGLVGVGYGKAKEVPAAIAKGVEEAKKSFFRVPRIGNTIPHRVQGEAAAGVVLLRPATPGTGVIAGGPVRAVLECAGVHDILSKSLGSSNAINIVHATVAALRQLEEPASVAARRGLPMDEVVPGPLLRTIQENAQAKAGA; encoded by the coding sequence GTGAGCGAGAACATCAAAGAAGAAAGCACAACCACTGTGTCTGAGAACACCGAAGCAGTTGCGGCTACCGAAACTTCTGCCGGTTCCAACGAGGATCGTCGCGGCAGCAGCCGTGGCGGCCGCGATGGTGGCCGTGGCGGACGTGACGGTGGCCGTGGCGGCCGCGATGGTGGCCGTGGCGGCCGCGATGGCGGACGCGACGCTGAGAAGAACCAGTACATTGAAAAACTGGTGACCATCAACCGCGTGGCCAAGGTCGTCAAGGGCGGCCGTCGCTTCAGCTTCACCGCCCTGATGGTCGTCGGCGACGGCAACGGTCTGGTCGGCGTCGGCTACGGCAAGGCCAAGGAAGTTCCCGCAGCGATCGCCAAGGGCGTCGAGGAAGCGAAGAAGTCCTTCTTCCGCGTTCCGCGCATCGGCAACACCATTCCGCACCGCGTACAGGGCGAGGCCGCTGCCGGCGTCGTGCTGTTGCGTCCGGCAACCCCGGGTACCGGCGTTATCGCCGGCGGTCCGGTGCGCGCCGTGCTGGAATGCGCCGGTGTCCACGACATCCTGTCGAAGTCGCTCGGTTCCTCCAACGCGATCAACATCGTGCACGCCACGGTTGCCGCACTGCGCCAGCTCGAAGAGCCGGCTTCGGTTGCAGCCCGCCGCGGTTTGCCGATGGACGAGGTCGTTCCCGGTCCGTTGTTGCGTACCATTCAGGAAAATGCGCAAGCAAAGGCAGGTGCCTAA
- the rpmD gene encoding 50S ribosomal protein L30, with amino-acid sequence MTTPKNVQVSEKTLEITQIKSTIGGKQNQRDTLRSLGLKRIGHTVVRKADAVTVGMINTVPHLVKVEEAK; translated from the coding sequence ATGACCACCCCGAAGAATGTCCAGGTGTCTGAGAAGACTCTGGAGATCACGCAGATCAAGTCCACCATCGGTGGAAAGCAGAACCAGCGCGACACGCTGCGTTCACTGGGCCTCAAGCGCATCGGTCACACCGTGGTGCGCAAGGCCGATGCAGTGACCGTCGGCATGATCAACACGGTTCCGCACCTGGTGAAGGTAGAGGAGGCGAAGTAA
- the rplO gene encoding 50S ribosomal protein L15, protein MAEATKTKAAKASATKADSAKAETVEKQNALKVHHLRPAPGAKTAKTRVGRGEGSKGKTAGRGTKGTKARYQVKAGFAGGQLPLHMRLPKLRGFKNPFRVEFQVVNLDKISELYPDGGEVTVESLVAKGAVRKNQPVKVLGTGELTVKVQVTVNAFSTSATEKIVAAGGSATEL, encoded by the coding sequence ATGGCTGAAGCTACTAAAACTAAGGCCGCCAAGGCGTCCGCCACTAAGGCAGACAGCGCCAAGGCAGAAACCGTTGAGAAGCAGAACGCATTGAAGGTGCACCACCTGCGTCCGGCTCCCGGCGCCAAAACCGCGAAGACCCGTGTGGGCCGTGGCGAAGGCTCCAAGGGCAAGACCGCAGGCCGTGGCACCAAGGGCACCAAAGCCCGCTACCAGGTGAAGGCCGGTTTCGCCGGCGGTCAGCTGCCGTTGCACATGCGCCTGCCGAAGCTTCGCGGCTTCAAGAACCCGTTCCGGGTGGAGTTCCAGGTCGTGAACTTGGACAAGATCTCCGAGTTGTACCCGGATGGTGGCGAAGTGACCGTGGAGAGCCTGGTCGCCAAGGGGGCAGTTCGCAAGAACCAGCCCGTCAAGGTGCTCGGGACCGGTGAACTCACCGTCAAGGTGCAGGTTACCGTGAACGCTTTCTCGACCAGCGCTACCGAAAAGATTGTTGCTGCCGGCGGTTCTGCTACCGAGCTGTAA
- the secY gene encoding preprotein translocase subunit SecY — protein MLSAIGRAFRTPDLRRKLLFTLGIIVIFRLGAFIPSPGVNYNNVQQCLTAGNTDQGIYQLVNLFSGGALLQVSIFALGIMPYITASIIIQLLRVVIPRFQDLHLEGAQGQSKLTQYTRYLTIGLGLLNATTLVSLARSGQLLGGCGQDGTPGAIIPDSSIIVTILLIITLTAGTGLIMWMGELVTEKGVGNGMSLLIFTSIVAQFPVSLGQIWSTKGPGTFFVVLLIGVVVMALVVFVEQSQRRVPVQYAKRMIGRRTVGGTSTYIPIKVNMAGVVPVIFASSLLYLPALIAQFAAGGNNANAPGWAIWINDNLTKGDHPIYMAMYFFMIVFFTYFYVAITFNPEEVSDNMKKYGGFIPGIRAGKPTADYLQYVLSRITLPGAIYLGLVALIPLIALVLIQANQNFPFGGTSLLIMVGVGLETVKQIDAQLQQRHYEGLLR, from the coding sequence TTGCTTTCCGCAATTGGCCGCGCCTTTCGCACGCCTGACCTGCGACGCAAGTTGTTGTTCACGCTGGGCATCATTGTCATTTTCAGACTCGGCGCCTTCATCCCTTCACCGGGTGTGAACTATAACAATGTCCAGCAGTGCCTCACCGCCGGCAATACAGATCAAGGCATCTACCAGCTGGTCAACCTCTTCAGCGGTGGCGCATTGCTCCAGGTGTCCATCTTCGCGCTCGGCATCATGCCGTACATCACCGCGAGCATCATCATCCAGCTGCTGCGGGTGGTCATTCCCCGCTTCCAGGATCTGCACCTCGAGGGCGCCCAGGGGCAGAGCAAGCTCACCCAGTACACCCGTTACCTGACCATCGGCCTCGGCTTGCTCAATGCCACCACGCTGGTGTCATTGGCCCGTTCCGGCCAGCTGCTCGGCGGCTGCGGCCAGGATGGCACTCCGGGCGCGATCATCCCGGACAGCTCGATCATCGTCACGATTCTATTGATCATCACCTTGACGGCCGGCACCGGTCTGATCATGTGGATGGGCGAATTGGTCACCGAAAAGGGTGTGGGCAATGGCATGTCGCTGCTCATCTTCACCTCGATCGTGGCGCAGTTCCCGGTTTCGCTCGGACAGATCTGGAGCACCAAGGGTCCAGGAACCTTCTTCGTGGTTCTCTTGATCGGTGTGGTGGTGATGGCCCTGGTGGTCTTCGTGGAACAGTCGCAACGACGCGTACCGGTCCAATATGCGAAGCGGATGATCGGCCGGCGCACCGTCGGCGGCACCAGCACCTATATCCCGATCAAGGTCAATATGGCCGGCGTGGTGCCGGTCATCTTCGCCTCCTCGCTGTTGTACCTGCCGGCACTGATCGCACAGTTCGCCGCTGGCGGCAACAACGCGAATGCACCGGGCTGGGCGATTTGGATCAACGACAACCTGACCAAGGGCGACCACCCGATCTACATGGCGATGTACTTCTTCATGATCGTGTTCTTCACGTACTTCTACGTGGCGATCACCTTCAACCCGGAAGAAGTTTCGGACAACATGAAGAAGTACGGCGGCTTCATTCCGGGCATCCGGGCCGGCAAACCGACTGCGGACTACCTGCAGTACGTGTTGTCCCGGATTACCTTGCCGGGTGCAATCTACCTCGGTCTGGTCGCTTTGATCCCGCTGATCGCGCTAGTGCTGATCCAGGCGAACCAGAACTTCCCGTTCGGCGGCACCTCGCTGCTGATCATGGTCGGCGTGGGTCTGGAAACCGTGAAGCAGATCGATGCGCAGCTGCAACAACGGCACTACGAGGGGTTGCTGCGATGA
- a CDS encoding adenylate kinase, translating to MTRMLIVGPPGSGKGTQAERISDRLGIVAISTGDIFRANVKGETPLGLEAKKFMDAGDYVPDSVTNKMVRDRLQQADVQHGFLLDGYPRTSAQVDELDDILSAKGEKLDVVLQLTADDEELVRRLLGRAKESGRSDDDEKVIRHRLNLYHTQTEAVVVRYHEQGLLAKVDGIGAIDEVTDRIMAAIDGVTATK from the coding sequence ATGACCAGAATGCTGATCGTGGGCCCTCCGGGGTCAGGCAAGGGCACCCAGGCCGAGCGGATTTCCGATCGTTTGGGCATCGTGGCCATTTCCACCGGCGACATCTTCCGGGCCAATGTCAAAGGCGAGACGCCTTTGGGTTTGGAAGCCAAGAAGTTCATGGACGCCGGAGACTATGTGCCGGACAGCGTGACCAACAAAATGGTCCGCGACCGGTTGCAGCAGGCCGATGTGCAGCACGGCTTCCTGCTCGACGGGTACCCGCGCACTTCGGCTCAGGTCGACGAGTTGGACGACATCCTGAGCGCCAAGGGTGAAAAACTGGATGTGGTGCTGCAGCTGACCGCGGACGACGAAGAACTCGTGCGGCGCCTGCTGGGCCGGGCCAAAGAGTCCGGGCGCAGCGACGACGACGAGAAAGTCATCCGGCACCGGCTGAATCTTTACCACACGCAGACCGAGGCCGTGGTGGTCCGCTACCACGAGCAGGGCCTGTTGGCGAAGGTCGACGGGATCGGCGCGATCGATGAAGTCACCGACCGCATCATGGCAGCGATCGACGGCGTGACCGCAACCAAATAG
- a CDS encoding CaiB/BaiF CoA transferase family protein yields the protein MGEETTAKPLLGLRVLEMAGIGPVPHLGTLLRNLGAEVTVAVRPTPSMADFLQTFYAQGKAHRPFDLKKQGDRSAVLELAQESDVLLEGMRPGVMERLGLGPEECLKANPDLIYARVTGYGQSGPLHADPGHDINYIAQSGALHGFRRGSDMPVPPINLVGDFAGGSMHGAISILAALLGKQAGQPVEQVLDIAMVDGSAALMTMYENFNRVLGDELPSPLTNAPFYAVYESAVPGEFVAVGAIEPQFFSQLLLATGIDFPDDGSQNDPRNWSKLRELLETAFRSKSRSEWARIGHETGSCISAVLSLDESGTDPHMQHRIALQRQRGATGGALHPSLYE from the coding sequence ATGGGCGAAGAAACGACGGCGAAGCCGCTACTGGGCCTGCGGGTCCTCGAAATGGCGGGCATCGGGCCAGTACCCCATTTGGGCACGTTGCTTCGGAATCTCGGTGCTGAGGTGACCGTTGCCGTCCGTCCGACGCCGAGTATGGCCGATTTCTTGCAGACCTTTTACGCGCAAGGAAAAGCGCACCGTCCGTTCGACCTCAAGAAGCAGGGGGACCGGTCGGCTGTGCTGGAGCTGGCTCAAGAGTCGGATGTGCTTTTGGAGGGTATGCGGCCAGGGGTGATGGAGCGCCTGGGCTTGGGACCGGAGGAGTGTCTCAAAGCCAATCCCGATCTGATATACGCCAGGGTCACCGGTTATGGGCAGAGCGGGCCCTTGCATGCCGATCCTGGCCACGACATCAATTACATTGCGCAGTCGGGTGCTTTGCACGGCTTTCGACGCGGTAGCGACATGCCGGTGCCGCCGATCAACCTGGTGGGTGATTTCGCCGGTGGATCGATGCACGGTGCGATCAGCATCTTGGCGGCGCTATTGGGCAAACAAGCGGGGCAACCTGTCGAGCAGGTCCTGGACATCGCGATGGTGGACGGATCCGCCGCCTTGATGACCATGTACGAGAACTTTAACCGAGTATTGGGCGATGAGTTGCCGAGTCCCTTGACCAATGCGCCGTTCTACGCGGTCTATGAATCCGCAGTGCCGGGGGAATTCGTTGCTGTCGGGGCGATCGAACCCCAGTTCTTCAGCCAGTTGTTGCTCGCCACGGGGATCGACTTTCCGGACGACGGCAGTCAGAATGATCCCCGGAACTGGTCGAAACTCCGCGAACTGCTCGAAACTGCGTTCCGGAGCAAAAGCCGTTCGGAGTGGGCACGCATCGGGCACGAGACCGGCTCTTGCATTTCTGCAGTGCTCTCGCTGGACGAATCGGGAACAGACCCGCATATGCAACACCGGATAGCTTTGCAACGGCAACGTGGGGCTACTGGTGGAGCGCTGCATCCGAGCCTCTACGAATGA